One Phycisphaerae bacterium RAS2 DNA window includes the following coding sequences:
- the nqo3 gene encoding NADH-quinone oxidoreductase chain 3: MPKIIVDGKEVECRDRIPVLQAVLEAGWDVPHYCYHPGLSIVASCRLCLMEMKMPNPKTKALEWAPRLMPSCQTPIKDGMEVRFDSDKVRDNQKHCMEYFLLNHPLDCPVCDQAGECYLQDYSLKFGESTSRMVEAKNKNPKKDVGSKTLLYQDRCVMCSRCVRFCNEVAGTGELAIVNRGSRAEIDVFPGVPLENRLQGNVVDICPVGSLLDKDFLMDQRVWFLRGGDSICPLCATGCAVRVDQNNGTVYRVKPRYNPGVNDWWMCDDGRFGWKYAHDEKRLNRLMVRRGMEVDSPDWSALPGIVRVRLDSLARSTDGGKIAVLLSPFMACEEAWMLASFVRSIAPQSTLAMGPVPYEGEDDTFPKGSSNGSAVKFRVLAEKCPNRRGIEMILASLGGHRATFDEFVKKAGEGAFAGAWIVGGYPKPWVTKELESALGKIETLFAQDLFPSALTDAATIVMPSCSWAERAGTFINAQDKVQPFEAAIAPIEGCQSDGQYLHAIWGGQGLYQAAKVREAMAKAMPAFASVHVPPAMPEHAH, translated from the coding sequence ATGCCCAAGATCATCGTCGATGGCAAGGAAGTCGAATGCCGGGATCGCATCCCCGTGCTGCAAGCCGTCCTCGAGGCGGGCTGGGACGTTCCCCATTACTGCTACCACCCCGGGCTTTCCATCGTGGCGTCGTGCCGGTTGTGCCTGATGGAAATGAAGATGCCCAATCCGAAGACCAAGGCACTGGAATGGGCGCCGCGGCTGATGCCCAGTTGTCAGACGCCGATCAAAGACGGGATGGAAGTTCGCTTTGACTCCGACAAGGTGCGAGACAATCAGAAGCACTGCATGGAATACTTCCTGCTGAATCACCCGCTGGACTGTCCGGTGTGTGACCAGGCGGGCGAATGCTATCTGCAGGATTACAGCCTCAAGTTCGGCGAATCGACCAGTCGCATGGTCGAGGCGAAGAACAAGAACCCCAAGAAGGATGTCGGCAGCAAGACGCTGTTGTATCAGGATCGCTGCGTGATGTGTTCGCGGTGCGTGCGATTCTGCAACGAAGTCGCCGGGACGGGCGAGCTGGCGATCGTGAACCGCGGAAGCCGCGCGGAGATCGATGTCTTCCCCGGTGTGCCGCTGGAGAATCGGCTGCAGGGCAACGTGGTGGACATCTGCCCGGTCGGCTCGCTGCTGGATAAAGACTTTTTGATGGATCAGCGTGTGTGGTTTCTGCGCGGGGGCGATTCGATCTGCCCGCTTTGTGCCACGGGCTGCGCCGTTCGCGTGGATCAGAACAACGGCACGGTTTATCGCGTCAAGCCGCGCTACAACCCCGGTGTGAACGACTGGTGGATGTGCGACGACGGGCGATTCGGCTGGAAATACGCGCACGACGAGAAACGATTGAATCGCCTGATGGTCCGGCGCGGCATGGAGGTCGATTCGCCGGACTGGAGCGCGCTGCCGGGGATCGTTCGCGTGCGGCTGGACTCGCTCGCGCGGTCGACGGACGGTGGGAAAATCGCCGTGCTGCTGTCGCCATTCATGGCGTGCGAAGAGGCGTGGATGCTTGCGTCGTTCGTGCGGTCGATCGCGCCGCAGAGCACGCTGGCGATGGGGCCGGTTCCGTATGAAGGTGAAGACGACACGTTTCCGAAGGGATCGAGCAACGGCTCGGCGGTGAAATTCCGCGTGCTGGCCGAGAAATGCCCGAACCGCCGCGGAATTGAGATGATCCTCGCGTCGCTGGGCGGCCATCGCGCGACGTTTGACGAATTCGTGAAGAAGGCGGGCGAAGGGGCGTTTGCCGGGGCATGGATCGTCGGCGGCTATCCCAAGCCTTGGGTGACGAAGGAACTGGAGAGCGCCCTCGGCAAGATTGAGACCCTTTTCGCGCAAGACCTTTTCCCCAGCGCGCTGACTGACGCGGCCACCATCGTGATGCCGAGTTGCTCGTGGGCCGAGCGGGCGGGAACGTTCATCAACGCACAGGACAAAGTGCAGCCGTTCGAGGCGGCGATCGCGCCGATCGAAGGCTGTCAAAGCGACGGGCAGTACCTGCACGCGATCTGGGGCGGGCAGGGTTTGTATCAGGCGGCGAAGGTGCGCGAAGCCATGGCGAAGGCGATGCCGGCCTTTGCGTCGGTGCATGTCCCACCTGCGATGCCGGAGCACGCACACTGA
- a CDS encoding Type I phosphodiesterase / nucleotide pyrophosphatase, with amino-acid sequence MESLRLAKKVLLIGWDAADWKVIHPMLDAGEMPNLNRLVDAGTIGNIATLQPCLSPILWNSIATGKTADKHGITGFVEPNPDGPGLRLVSSTSRTTKAIWNILSQSGLNSLVLGWFASHPAEPIRGVCVSNRYSEGPPADPAAPWILPAGCVHPADRSERLADLRLHPGELTFPEMATFIPRLQSIDLTRDNRPMLLATALSRTMSVHNAATELMASEPWDFAAVYYDALDVVGHDFMPYHPPKLSTVSQQDYDCYNGVIRALYTLFDQMLGRLLEIAGDDATVVLVSDHGFHSDHLRPHSAHAGQSPEAQAAAWHRQFGVLALCGPHIRRDERVYGANLLDVTPTILRLFGLPVGRDMDGRVLPGIFESPVPPIEPIPSWDAVPGDEFLHPTDLRQDPYASAEVVQRLVELGYLPAGTADEKQAVEIAHAESKFNLASVLMHHRKAAKAKEILQSLRAAYPDQPRYALKLARVCFDLALYPEARSEVEAMESRGWRTADSDLIWIALELRDGNRDRALERIRDAQNRYPPSAALQYLLGATLVSQQQWPEAQAAFERGIELDGDFAQCHNGLAQALLMQGQFEAAGESALRAIGLLYFFPQAHYNLGRALVGLNEPQRAIRSFEVAVSQSPRFFDAHRELAKLYEQAGDPLKAVRHKRLGDGYPDLDEAR; translated from the coding sequence ATGGAATCATTACGCCTCGCCAAGAAAGTCTTGCTGATCGGATGGGACGCCGCCGACTGGAAGGTCATCCACCCCATGCTCGACGCCGGCGAGATGCCGAATCTCAATCGCCTCGTCGACGCGGGAACAATCGGCAACATCGCGACGCTTCAGCCGTGTCTTTCGCCAATCCTGTGGAACTCCATCGCGACCGGCAAGACAGCTGACAAGCACGGAATCACCGGATTCGTCGAACCCAATCCCGACGGCCCCGGACTTCGCCTCGTATCCAGCACATCGCGCACCACGAAGGCGATCTGGAACATCCTCTCGCAATCCGGCCTGAACTCGCTGGTCCTGGGTTGGTTTGCATCGCATCCGGCAGAGCCGATCCGCGGCGTGTGCGTGTCGAATCGATACTCGGAAGGCCCCCCCGCCGATCCCGCGGCGCCGTGGATCTTGCCGGCGGGTTGCGTCCATCCGGCCGATCGATCCGAACGACTGGCTGACCTGCGACTGCATCCCGGCGAACTCACGTTTCCGGAAATGGCGACCTTTATTCCAAGGCTTCAGTCGATCGACCTCACCCGCGACAACCGGCCGATGCTGTTGGCGACGGCGCTGTCTCGCACGATGTCGGTTCACAACGCCGCGACGGAATTGATGGCATCCGAACCGTGGGACTTCGCCGCGGTGTATTACGACGCGCTCGACGTCGTCGGCCACGATTTCATGCCGTATCACCCCCCGAAGTTGTCAACCGTCTCGCAGCAGGACTACGACTGTTACAACGGCGTCATTCGAGCGCTGTACACCCTGTTTGACCAAATGCTCGGGCGGCTGCTGGAGATTGCCGGCGACGACGCGACCGTCGTGCTCGTGTCGGATCACGGATTCCACAGCGACCACCTGCGACCGCACTCGGCACATGCCGGCCAGTCGCCCGAAGCACAGGCCGCGGCATGGCATCGTCAGTTTGGCGTGCTCGCCCTTTGCGGGCCGCACATTCGCAGGGACGAACGCGTTTATGGCGCCAACCTGCTGGATGTCACGCCGACGATTCTGCGGCTCTTCGGGTTGCCCGTCGGACGCGACATGGACGGCCGCGTGCTGCCGGGCATCTTCGAGTCACCCGTACCGCCGATCGAACCGATCCCCAGCTGGGATGCCGTGCCCGGCGATGAGTTCTTGCACCCGACGGACCTGCGACAGGACCCCTATGCCTCGGCCGAAGTGGTCCAGCGCCTGGTTGAGCTGGGTTACCTCCCGGCCGGGACCGCGGATGAAAAACAGGCCGTGGAGATCGCCCACGCCGAATCGAAGTTCAACCTCGCATCCGTGCTGATGCACCATCGCAAGGCGGCCAAAGCGAAGGAGATTCTCCAATCGCTGCGCGCCGCCTATCCGGATCAGCCGCGGTACGCGTTGAAGCTGGCGCGGGTCTGTTTCGATCTCGCGCTCTATCCCGAAGCGCGTTCCGAGGTTGAAGCGATGGAATCACGCGGTTGGCGTACGGCCGACAGCGATCTGATCTGGATCGCTCTGGAGCTGCGCGACGGAAACCGCGATCGGGCGCTGGAGCGCATCCGCGATGCACAGAATCGTTACCCGCCGTCCGCCGCCCTTCAATACCTGCTGGGTGCCACACTTGTGTCACAGCAGCAGTGGCCCGAAGCCCAAGCGGCCTTCGAACGGGGAATCGAACTCGATGGGGACTTCGCCCAATGCCACAACGGCCTTGCCCAGGCGCTCCTGATGCAGGGTCAATTCGAGGCCGCCGGTGAAAGCGCCCTGCGCGCGATCGGGCTGCTCTACTTCTTCCCGCAGGCGCACTACAACCTCGGCCGCGCGCTGGTCGGCCTGAATGAACCACAGCGTGCCATTCGATCGTTCGAGGTCGCTGTGTCGCAATCGCCCCGATTCTTCGACGCGCATCGCGAGTTGGCCAAGCTCTATGAGCAAGCCGGCGACCCGCTGAAGGCGGTGCGCCATAAACGCCTCGGTGACGGGTACCCTGATCTGGACGAAGCCAGGTAG
- a CDS encoding Type I phosphodiesterase / nucleotide pyrophosphatase encodes MAAQRLAKRVFLIGWDAADWKIISPLVDAGEMPTLSALIDAGTMGEIATLNPPLSPILWTSIATGKRAFKHGIRGFVEPIEAAPGVRAVSSTSRSCKAIWNILHQSGLTPHTVGFFASHPAEPIRGVCISNQFAESPPKSPKDNWPLPGESVHPASSVETFGELRIHPSEIGDEALREFIPRLDEIDRSRDDRPAKLAAVLAKAATIQAATTTILENEPWDFIATYFDAIDVVSHHFMPFHPPRMPNVSERDFELYQHVITGIYKFHDLMLARLVELAGPEATIIVLSDHGFHSDHLRPVADPTAHHANDPAVDAAMDAAWHRPLGVLFMRGPHIRPDDRIFGATLLDITPTILTMFGLPVGQDMDGNVLVPAFDCQIEIERIESWDGVEGDAGMHPPGKREQPFDQAAVMQHLVDLGYIDALDQDAKKNADVAVREGNYNLAVSYMEAGRLNDACRLLEPLYAANPDEPRFATPLARCLHFLGQPQRASDIIERLIARHPDLPDAALLLAAVRFNLGRQQEAIDLLSQAAVRNPNDARIHHMLGGAMLATQKWKEAVETYEKAVALNEADHESLNGQSFALLKLGRFEEAAEAALRAVGIQHFFPVAHMHLGMALTHLKEFRRAQGPLELAVSMQPNLLDAHRYLATIHREMMNWDLAKKHRIAAEELMKQLPPKGI; translated from the coding sequence ATGGCGGCTCAACGACTTGCTAAGCGTGTGTTTCTCATTGGTTGGGATGCCGCTGACTGGAAAATCATCTCGCCGCTTGTCGATGCCGGCGAGATGCCGACGCTCTCCGCACTCATCGATGCCGGCACCATGGGCGAAATCGCCACGCTCAACCCGCCGCTCTCACCGATCCTCTGGACTTCGATTGCCACGGGCAAACGCGCCTTCAAACACGGGATTCGCGGATTCGTCGAGCCGATCGAGGCCGCACCCGGCGTTCGCGCCGTCAGCAGCACCTCCCGTTCCTGCAAAGCGATCTGGAACATCCTTCATCAATCCGGTCTGACTCCGCACACCGTGGGATTCTTCGCGTCGCACCCTGCCGAACCGATCCGCGGCGTTTGCATCAGCAATCAATTCGCCGAATCTCCGCCGAAAAGCCCAAAGGACAATTGGCCTCTTCCGGGCGAATCGGTACACCCCGCATCGAGCGTTGAAACTTTCGGCGAACTGCGCATCCATCCATCTGAAATCGGCGATGAGGCGCTGCGCGAATTTATTCCGCGCCTGGACGAGATCGACCGCTCGCGCGACGACCGCCCCGCAAAACTCGCAGCCGTGCTCGCGAAAGCCGCCACCATTCAGGCGGCGACCACGACGATTCTCGAGAACGAGCCGTGGGACTTCATCGCGACGTACTTCGATGCGATCGACGTGGTCTCCCACCACTTCATGCCGTTTCACCCGCCGCGAATGCCGAACGTCAGCGAACGCGACTTCGAGCTGTATCAGCACGTCATAACGGGCATCTATAAGTTTCACGATCTCATGCTCGCGCGACTCGTCGAACTGGCCGGCCCCGAAGCCACGATCATCGTCCTTTCGGATCACGGGTTTCACAGCGATCATCTTCGTCCCGTCGCCGATCCAACCGCGCACCATGCGAATGACCCGGCCGTTGACGCGGCGATGGATGCCGCCTGGCATCGTCCGCTGGGTGTGCTGTTCATGCGCGGCCCGCACATTCGCCCGGACGATCGCATCTTTGGGGCCACGCTGCTGGATATCACGCCGACGATTCTCACGATGTTCGGCCTACCGGTCGGGCAGGACATGGACGGCAATGTGCTTGTGCCCGCGTTCGATTGCCAGATCGAGATTGAGCGAATTGAAAGCTGGGACGGCGTCGAAGGCGACGCCGGGATGCACCCGCCCGGCAAACGCGAACAGCCGTTTGACCAGGCGGCCGTCATGCAGCACCTGGTTGACCTCGGCTACATCGATGCGTTGGACCAGGATGCCAAGAAGAATGCCGATGTGGCCGTTCGCGAGGGGAACTACAACCTGGCGGTCAGTTACATGGAGGCCGGCAGGCTGAACGACGCGTGCCGATTGCTCGAACCGCTGTACGCGGCGAACCCGGACGAACCGCGGTTTGCCACACCTCTGGCACGATGCCTGCACTTTCTTGGACAGCCGCAGCGGGCCTCGGACATCATCGAGCGGCTGATCGCGCGCCACCCGGACCTGCCGGATGCGGCTTTGCTCCTGGCAGCAGTCCGATTCAACCTCGGACGGCAGCAGGAAGCGATCGACCTGCTGTCGCAAGCTGCGGTGCGCAACCCGAACGACGCCCGCATCCACCACATGCTCGGCGGGGCGATGCTCGCGACGCAGAAATGGAAGGAAGCCGTTGAAACATACGAAAAGGCCGTCGCGCTGAATGAAGCGGACCACGAATCCCTGAACGGCCAATCGTTCGCGCTACTGAAGCTGGGGCGCTTTGAAGAAGCAGCCGAGGCGGCGCTGCGGGCCGTGGGCATCCAACACTTCTTCCCCGTCGCTCACATGCACCTGGGGATGGCGCTGACGCATTTGAAGGAGTTTCGCCGGGCGCAGGGGCCGCTGGAGTTGGCGGTGTCAATGCAACCCAATCTTCTGGACGCGCATCGCTACCTGGCGACGATCCACCGGGAAATGATGAACTGGGATCTGGCCAAGAAGCATCGCATCGCGGCGGAAGAATTGATGAAACAATTACCGCCAAAAGGAATTTGA
- the nqo1 gene encoding NADH-quinone oxidoreductase subunit 1, with translation MAKFEPVLLRNVGVPDSHKLEVYRSRGGYAAARKVLTEWTADATVEFIKSSGLRGRGGAGFPTGMKWSFLPADRTITYLCVNADESEPGTFCNRVLMEQDPHQLLEGILIAGFATRTTVAYIYMRVEFHEQFHRLQKALDEAYAAGLFGKKLFGTDYNLECYIHRGAGAYVCGEETGLIESLEGKRGWPRIKPPFPAIEGLFHRPTVVNNVETICCVPHIVERGVDWFKSLGPEGSNGPKLYTLSGPVKRPGCFEAPLGITCRELIFGEDFGQGMLEGKRVKGCIPGGLSVGVLTEQELDCRLDFDDVRKYGLLGLGTAGAIVIPHDADIRQVLANIARFYSHESCGQCTQCREGTNWLYKIALRIALGAGRIEDLDLIVEVTKNMGMMPGLSICGLPDGAAFPIRTIVEKFRPEFEEHIRRQDVGRVQHVLKRLNPAVYELPILRGS, from the coding sequence ATGGCGAAGTTTGAACCGGTCCTGCTCAGGAACGTCGGCGTACCCGACTCCCACAAGCTGGAAGTCTATCGCTCGCGCGGAGGGTATGCCGCCGCCAGGAAAGTCCTCACTGAATGGACCGCGGACGCCACCGTGGAATTTATCAAGTCCAGCGGGCTGCGCGGCCGCGGCGGAGCGGGCTTCCCCACCGGCATGAAATGGTCGTTCTTGCCGGCCGATCGCACGATCACTTATCTCTGCGTCAATGCCGACGAATCCGAACCGGGGACGTTTTGCAACCGCGTGCTCATGGAGCAGGACCCGCACCAGTTGCTCGAAGGAATCCTCATCGCCGGCTTCGCCACTCGAACCACCGTGGCCTACATTTACATGCGCGTGGAGTTCCACGAGCAGTTTCATCGATTGCAGAAGGCCCTCGATGAGGCCTATGCCGCCGGGCTGTTCGGAAAGAAACTTTTCGGCACGGATTACAACCTCGAGTGCTACATTCACCGCGGCGCGGGGGCCTATGTCTGCGGCGAAGAAACCGGCCTGATCGAGAGCCTCGAAGGCAAGCGGGGCTGGCCGCGGATCAAGCCGCCCTTTCCCGCGATTGAGGGGCTGTTCCACCGGCCGACCGTTGTAAACAACGTGGAGACGATCTGCTGCGTGCCGCACATCGTCGAGCGAGGCGTGGACTGGTTCAAATCCCTCGGCCCGGAAGGCTCCAATGGCCCGAAGCTCTATACCCTAAGCGGACCGGTGAAACGGCCCGGCTGCTTTGAGGCTCCTCTGGGAATAACCTGCCGCGAGCTGATCTTCGGCGAGGATTTCGGCCAGGGCATGCTCGAAGGCAAACGGGTCAAGGGGTGCATCCCCGGCGGCTTATCGGTCGGCGTCCTGACGGAGCAGGAATTAGATTGTCGCCTTGATTTCGACGACGTTCGCAAGTACGGCCTTCTGGGACTCGGCACGGCCGGAGCGATCGTCATCCCGCACGACGCCGACATCCGACAGGTCCTGGCCAACATCGCCCGGTTTTATTCGCACGAAAGCTGCGGCCAGTGCACGCAATGTCGTGAAGGAACCAACTGGCTGTACAAGATTGCCCTGCGCATCGCCCTGGGGGCCGGGCGGATCGAGGACCTGGACCTGATCGTCGAGGTCACGAAGAACATGGGCATGATGCCGGGGCTGTCGATCTGCGGCCTGCCGGACGGCGCGGCGTTCCCGATCCGAACGATTGTTGAGAAATTCCGGCCGGAGTTTGAAGAACACATCCGCCGACAGGATGTCGGAAGGGTGCAGCATGTCCTGAAGCGACTCAACCCCGCCGTGTACGAACTTCCCATTCTTCGCGGAAGCTGA
- the nqo8 gene encoding NADH-quinone oxidoreductase subunit 8 yields MIEGVKDILADQFWFSLILSAAALGGIMTAVAYGILLERKIAAWMQDRYGPNRVGPMGLLQPLADGLKFLLKEDIIPRNVDRVLFVLAPLAIFVVALIGFAVIPWGGTFRWPWMAADAAPLKVQVASIDIGLLYILAVASLGVYGVVLGGWASNNKYSFYGGMRAAAQMLSYEIPMGLAILTVVLTAGALRLEDMVAYQAAHWWIAAYHPVVALIFFTTALAESNRMPFDLAESEQELVGGYHTEYSAMKLALFFLAEYAHMITSSALMVCLFFGGWRVPGWVWLNEDPSVLAMLARVGAMSGKIFLLICVYMFIRWTIPRFRFDQLMRLAWKSLVPMSMALVAIQGAVIYYGWPQWFTLVGNGAILLIGGAVSALGGKPITGRQQSLGPVSRTTAPGREAMSHV; encoded by the coding sequence ATGATCGAAGGCGTGAAGGACATCCTGGCCGACCAATTCTGGTTCAGCCTGATCCTGTCTGCTGCGGCGCTGGGCGGCATCATGACAGCCGTGGCGTACGGCATTCTGCTGGAGCGCAAGATCGCGGCGTGGATGCAGGATCGGTACGGACCGAACCGCGTGGGTCCGATGGGCCTGTTGCAACCGCTGGCCGACGGGCTGAAGTTCCTGCTGAAAGAAGACATCATTCCGCGGAACGTGGATCGGGTGCTGTTCGTGCTGGCGCCGCTGGCGATTTTCGTGGTGGCGCTGATCGGCTTCGCGGTGATTCCGTGGGGCGGGACGTTTCGGTGGCCATGGATGGCGGCCGATGCCGCGCCGCTGAAGGTGCAGGTGGCGAGCATTGATATTGGACTGTTGTATATTCTCGCCGTCGCGTCGCTGGGGGTGTACGGCGTCGTGCTGGGCGGCTGGGCGAGCAACAACAAGTACTCGTTTTACGGCGGGATGCGCGCGGCGGCGCAAATGCTCTCGTACGAAATCCCGATGGGGCTGGCGATCCTGACGGTCGTGCTAACGGCCGGGGCCTTGCGGCTGGAGGACATGGTCGCGTATCAGGCCGCGCATTGGTGGATCGCGGCGTATCACCCTGTGGTGGCGCTGATCTTCTTCACGACGGCCCTGGCGGAGTCGAACCGCATGCCGTTCGACCTGGCCGAGAGCGAGCAGGAGCTGGTCGGCGGGTATCACACGGAATACAGCGCAATGAAGCTCGCGTTGTTTTTCCTTGCGGAATACGCGCACATGATCACGTCGAGCGCGCTGATGGTGTGCCTGTTTTTCGGCGGCTGGCGCGTGCCGGGGTGGGTTTGGCTGAATGAGGATCCGTCTGTGCTGGCGATGCTGGCGCGGGTCGGGGCGATGTCGGGCAAGATCTTCCTGCTGATCTGCGTGTACATGTTCATCCGCTGGACCATTCCGAGATTTCGATTTGACCAGTTGATGCGCCTGGCGTGGAAGAGCCTCGTGCCGATGTCGATGGCGCTGGTGGCGATTCAGGGCGCGGTGATCTACTACGGCTGGCCGCAGTGGTTCACGCTGGTCGGCAACGGGGCGATTCTCCTGATCGGCGGTGCGGTGAGCGCGCTGGGCGGCAAGCCGATCACGGGCCGGCAACAGAGCCTGGGTCCGGTGAGCCGGACGACGGCGCCGGGTCGGGAGGCAATGAGCCATGTCTAA
- a CDS encoding Tetratricopeptide repeat protein translates to MTTQSPIRKVRSRTGAVLVRAGSLLLGLSGGLSAQPTSAPTKPDLADRTVASADSPLPEIDLIGLPEEVAADLKAAYEKARSDPRNPEKVGELGILCQRVAKTSSAVEYLELTTRLAPGEMKWQYYLALALEDSYEYSRATEAYRAANRLDPNYPAVIVRLADLVREKDVNEAFGLYQKAATLSPKDPRIHFGLGECARLKNQPDEAIKQYKKALEYAPKYAKVHGALARLLTARGDRVNAALHADAEKRGREPPVVRDPLVIRVMCIGANPEWLLDVAGQLIDLADFDLAVTVVSQLRKHPRYEDQANKLLGRLHYFRHELDLAVKYFESYLAQFGGDDENRVLYAQALLELKQYDEVTKNYLLILKNKPDDLELLSQIGTVGLLSGNPEAIRYFQQALLRNRKHPGACVGLVAAFLLSNDFESAGKAYPNTLRAFESPEEYDSELIGKLLYVLGERRKDPLTPIDPTVFIKFAETLKRNNYPQSAERIQYPLSTVAGVVERWAKKSDFAKSFQLIQHCIQCDEGGVIRDAMSRVVQNVHLQSPAACIQFFRDNGRIAENDASLANMLAWVRATSAEAGVRNAQEAMRLAAIADKATGHKNPEVLDTIAAAHAEGGDFPRAVQTLQEALKMSATTASNARVARFRERLAMYEKKTAYRH, encoded by the coding sequence ATGACGACTCAATCACCAATTCGAAAGGTTCGATCCAGGACGGGTGCGGTACTGGTACGGGCCGGCTCACTGCTCCTCGGCCTTTCCGGAGGGTTGTCCGCGCAGCCAACATCTGCGCCGACCAAGCCAGATTTGGCCGATCGCACGGTTGCCAGTGCTGATTCGCCCTTGCCTGAAATCGACTTGATTGGTCTGCCGGAAGAAGTCGCGGCGGACCTCAAAGCCGCCTACGAAAAGGCAAGATCAGATCCCAGGAACCCCGAAAAAGTTGGAGAATTAGGCATTCTCTGCCAGCGTGTGGCCAAGACCTCCTCGGCAGTCGAGTACCTGGAGCTGACCACTCGCTTGGCTCCCGGCGAGATGAAGTGGCAATACTACCTCGCACTGGCCTTGGAAGACTCCTATGAATACTCGCGTGCGACGGAGGCCTACCGGGCGGCAAACCGACTCGACCCGAACTATCCGGCAGTAATCGTGCGCCTGGCCGATCTGGTCCGCGAGAAGGACGTGAACGAGGCGTTCGGGTTGTATCAAAAGGCGGCGACCCTTTCACCCAAGGATCCGCGGATTCATTTTGGACTAGGTGAATGCGCTCGACTGAAGAACCAGCCCGATGAGGCGATCAAGCAATACAAGAAAGCACTCGAATATGCTCCCAAGTACGCGAAAGTTCACGGCGCACTGGCGAGATTGCTGACAGCTCGCGGTGATCGAGTCAACGCGGCGCTTCATGCCGATGCGGAGAAGAGAGGGCGGGAGCCGCCGGTGGTGCGAGACCCGCTTGTGATTCGCGTCATGTGCATCGGGGCGAATCCCGAGTGGCTGTTGGACGTGGCTGGGCAGTTGATCGACCTGGCGGATTTTGATCTGGCTGTCACAGTCGTATCGCAATTGCGCAAGCATCCCCGCTACGAGGACCAGGCGAATAAGCTCTTGGGCCGCCTGCACTATTTCCGTCACGAGCTCGATCTGGCCGTCAAGTACTTCGAAAGCTACCTGGCTCAATTTGGAGGCGATGACGAAAACCGGGTCTTGTACGCCCAGGCGCTCCTGGAGTTGAAGCAGTACGATGAGGTTACCAAGAACTATCTCTTGATACTGAAGAACAAGCCCGATGATCTCGAATTGCTCTCCCAGATCGGTACCGTCGGATTGTTGAGCGGCAATCCCGAAGCCATCAGGTACTTCCAGCAGGCCCTGCTTCGGAATCGAAAGCACCCTGGTGCCTGCGTCGGACTTGTCGCGGCCTTCCTTCTTTCGAACGACTTTGAAAGTGCCGGCAAGGCCTATCCCAACACGCTGCGAGCGTTTGAGTCGCCCGAGGAGTATGACAGCGAGTTGATCGGCAAATTGCTCTATGTCTTGGGCGAGCGAAGAAAAGACCCTTTGACACCGATCGATCCGACCGTGTTCATCAAGTTCGCGGAAACCCTCAAGCGCAACAACTACCCCCAATCCGCGGAGCGAATTCAATACCCGCTCAGCACGGTCGCCGGAGTGGTTGAGCGCTGGGCCAAGAAATCCGACTTTGCCAAGTCGTTTCAACTTATCCAGCACTGCATTCAATGCGATGAGGGGGGCGTCATTCGAGACGCCATGTCGCGCGTCGTACAGAATGTCCACCTTCAATCGCCTGCTGCTTGCATCCAGTTCTTTCGAGACAACGGCAGAATTGCAGAGAATGACGCCTCGCTTGCAAACATGCTGGCGTGGGTCCGCGCCACGTCGGCGGAGGCGGGCGTGCGGAATGCCCAGGAAGCGATGCGGCTCGCCGCCATCGCAGACAAAGCAACCGGCCACAAGAACCCCGAAGTGCTTGACACGATTGCCGCGGCACATGCCGAGGGCGGCGACTTCCCCAGGGCTGTTCAGACTCTTCAGGAAGCACTGAAAATGAGTGCGACCACGGCCTCGAACGCCCGCGTCGCTCGATTCCGTGAACGTCTTGCCATGTATGAAAAGAAGACTGCCTACCGGCACTGA
- a CDS encoding PEP-CTERM motif protein yields MKRDVSKSSFLSRLDRVVGTTAAATAAAAGVGMVGTAETAEAALVVVTPGAPIVIPDNLDGLYMNVVTGQTSPPLAPGFAGYDINPYSAVAGQMHLWGPTANTWYNPQGVIGGNYNLPFGTVISGAATAFFRPGGGTNVATNMNLNSDQNCLGFRFVNENGGGTHFGWARVNFGASAGVRSITQYAYDDVAGTAVSACVPEPTSLGLLALGAIGLVSRRRRS; encoded by the coding sequence ATGAAGCGTGATGTTTCGAAGTCAAGCTTCCTTTCCCGGTTGGACCGCGTGGTCGGCACCACGGCGGCGGCTACGGCCGCAGCTGCCGGCGTCGGCATGGTCGGAACCGCGGAAACGGCGGAAGCGGCGCTGGTCGTTGTGACGCCCGGCGCGCCGATCGTGATTCCGGACAATCTCGACGGCCTTTACATGAACGTGGTAACCGGCCAGACCAGCCCTCCGCTGGCGCCTGGTTTCGCTGGCTACGACATCAACCCCTACTCGGCGGTTGCTGGCCAGATGCACTTGTGGGGTCCCACGGCGAACACGTGGTACAACCCGCAAGGCGTGATCGGCGGCAACTACAATCTGCCGTTCGGCACGGTTATTTCCGGTGCGGCCACGGCCTTCTTCCGGCCGGGTGGCGGCACGAACGTTGCCACGAACATGAACCTGAACAGCGACCAGAACTGTCTGGGCTTCCGGTTTGTGAATGAGAACGGCGGCGGCACGCACTTCGGCTGGGCACGCGTCAACTTCGGTGCTTCGGCTGGTGTTCGCTCGATCACCCAGTACGCGTACGACGATGTCGCCGGCACGGCCGTTTCGGCCTGCGTTCCGGAGCCGACAAGCCTGGGCCTCCTGGCCTTGGGCGCCATCGGCTTGGTTTCGCGACGACGCCGGTCGTAA